One Aegilops tauschii subsp. strangulata cultivar AL8/78 chromosome 7, Aet v6.0, whole genome shotgun sequence genomic window carries:
- the LOC109746778 gene encoding E3 ubiquitin-protein ligase RSL1: MIGKPRRDGPKCAHKRTKDPIPSRHLASHSKPSSLWAVGCGTARPPAPIMAGDGDLASRCLRQQVALASDHDFAFQLQLNEAIQASLRVPTPNRPSSSAAAAAATAPCSCRLCQPAPALWSSEAAFAEIARQEKNRRDAHAFRGAHAQANTSARVVSRGALLARELADTPDRRRAHGGDHFERPLDPSRTPLFRVFYKGLSNKEGAGRWGVPDPRDAVLAVAVYDPRGKVMRTTQKRVESFEGGRMELEVLALMEGIHAALELGIRCVNIVSDFKALHKYMLGTWRQTKNKIEDMVNEALSLMRKFKQCEFSLIPRGQVGYATKLATELVGTKKRETCAICLEDTDLSKIYAVEGCAHRFCFSCMKEHVKIKLLGGTLPACPQDGCTTKLTMKDSKIFLSPQLLEIMVQRIREGQIPPTQKIYCPYSKCSALMSLREVISSWALMYTVAGGPTLRKCIKCKGLFCISCKVPWHAGMSCCDYKRKYPHVRPEDAKLQNLAQQRSWRKCVKCNHMIELAEGCYHITCVCGYEFCYTCGKEWKDKKATCSCRLWDEHNIIHDRGGRR; the protein is encoded by the exons ATGATTGGAAAGCCCAGACGAGATGGGCCAAAATGCGCCCATAAACGAACAAAAGATCCCATTCCATCCCGACATTTGGCATCACACTCAAAACCCTCGTCTTTGTGGGCTGTGGGCTGTGGCACCGCCCGACCGCCGGCTCCGATCATGGCCGGCGACGGCGACCTCGCCTCCCGATGCCTCCGCCAGCAAGTCGCCCTCGCCTCCGACCACGACTTCGCGTTCCAACTCCAGCTCAACGAGGCCATCCAAGCTTCCCTCCGCGTCCCAACTCCCAATCGGCCCTcttccagcgccgccgccgccgccgccaccgcaccCTGCTCTTGCCGCTTATGTCAACCCGCCCCTGCGCTCTGGTCCTCCGAAGCTGCATTCGCTGAAATCGCGCGCCAAGAGAAGAACCGCCGCGACGCCCATGCCTTCCGCGGCGCCCACGCCCAGGCAAACACCTCTGCCCGCGTTGTCTCCCGCGGCGCCCTCTTGGCGCGCGAGCTCGCCGACACTCCAGATCGCCGACGGGCCCACGGCGGAGACCACTTCGAGCGACCTCTGGATCCAAGCCGCACCCCTCTCTTCCGCGTCTTCTACAAGGGGTTGTCGAACAAGGAGGGCGCGGGGAGGTGGGGCGTCCCGGACCCCCGCGACGCGGTGCTCGCGGTGGCCGTGTACGATCCCCGGGGGAAGGTGATGCGCACCACACAGAAGCGCGTGGAAAGTTTTGAGGGCGGGCGCATGGAGCTCGAGGTGCTGGCGCTCATGGAAGGCATCCACGCTGCGCTCGAGCTGGGGATCCGATGCGTCAACATTGTCTCCGACTTCAAGGCGCTGCACAAATAT ATGCTTGGAACCTGGCGTCAGACAAAGAATAAGATTGAAGATATGGTAAATGAGGCTCTTTCACTGATGAGGAAATTCAAGCAATGTGAATTCTCACTTATTCCTCGAGGCCAAGTCGGTTATGCAACAAAATTAGCAACAGAGTTGGTAGGTACCAAGAAGAGAGAGACCTGCGCCATCTGTTTGGAAGACACTGATCTTTCTAAGATTTACGCAGTTGAAGGTTGTGCACATCGGTTTTGCTTCTCCTGCATGAAAGAGCATGTGAAAATTAAGCTACTTGGTGGAACTCTCCCAGCTTGTCCACAAGATGGTTGCACTACCAAACTAACCATGAAGGATTCAAAGATATTCCTGTCGCCACAACTGTTAGAGATCATGGTGCAACGTATCAGGGAAGGACAAATCCCTCCTACTCAGAAGATCTATTGCCCGTACTCCAAGTGTTCAGCCTTGATGTCTTTGAGAGAAGTGATAAGCTCATGGGCCTTAATGTACACTGTTGCTGGAGGTCCAACGTTGAGAAAGTGTATCAAATGCAAGGGTTTGTTCTGCATCAGCTGTAAGGTCCCATGGCATGCTGGGATGAGTTGCTGTGACTACAAGAGAAAGTATCCTCATGTTCGTCCAGAAGATGCCAAGCTGCAGAACCTTGCACAGCAGCGGTCGTGGCGCAAGTGTGTCAAATGCAACCACATGATTGAACTCGCAGAGGGTTGCTACCATATAACTTGCGT GTGCGGCTATGAATTTTGCTACACCTGTGGGAAagaatggaaggacaagaaggCGACTTGCTCCTGCCGGCTGTGGGATGAACACAATATAATCCATGATcgaggaggacggcggtga
- the LOC109746767 gene encoding chaperonin-like RBCX protein 1, chloroplastic, with protein MQISPAGCNPWRTLVTIPDAMVSSRCAVLPHPAGVAPRRRQHLPAQAFWGTERRRRRRLVSFEAPPRCHKMYVPGFGEGSPEKKAAISLLNFFNYLAVRIVLAQLESYNREAYVELKEFTSRNSVNDADSFCKNLIRESPRHKALAMRILEVRSAYMKNDFEWDNLKKLSFKMVDEANIKLMRDYVLETSHIEDDE; from the exons ATGCAAATATCTCCCGCTGGGTGCAACCCGTGGCGCACGTTGGTTACCATTCCAGACGCCATGGTGTCCTCTCGCTGCGCCGTCCTGCCCCACCCTGCCGGAGTGGCCCCTCGTCGCCGGCAACACCTACCCGCACAGGCGTTCTGGGGGacggagaggaggcggcggcggcggctcgtgAGCTTCGAGGCGCCGCCTCGGTGCCACAAGATGTATGTTCCCG GCTTTGGAGAGGGCTCACCAGAGAAAAAGGCGGCGATTAGTCTGCTGAACTTCTTCAATTACCTGGCCGTCAGGATTGTGCTGGCACAGCTTGAG AGTTACAACCGAGAAGCCTATGTTGAGCTCAAGGAGTTCACCAGCCGCAACTCCGTGAACGACGCTGATAGTTTCTGCAAAAACCTGATCCGCGAGTCGCCAAGACACAAGGCATTAG CTATGAGGATTTTGGAG gttcgatcggcttatATGAAGAATGATTTCGAGTGGGACAACCTGAAGAAGCTATCGTTCAAG ATGGTTGATGAAGCCAACATAAAGCTCATGAGGGATTATGTCCTGGAGACCAGCCACATAGAAGACGACGAGTGA